A window of Jannaschia sp. M317 contains these coding sequences:
- a CDS encoding hydantoinase/carbamoylase family amidase codes for MPDPARFLADLHALRAIGAQGTGVVRRAFDADDIRARLWLADRFAQAGLDARIDDAGNVWGLGGPLLIGSHTDTQPEGGWLDGALGVIAGLEVARGNPGVSVVSFQDEEGRFGATTGSEIWSGALPLAQADGLADLDGVTFGAARAALPATGTAPLPARFNGYLELHIEQGPVLDTADETAGVVTAIVGLRQVTVTLTGQQNHAGTTPMPLRRDAMTGLAAAHEAVAQALRNVATPLSVWTIGHVTLHPNAPSAVPGRVRFTVQWRDAEAARLDRMETAIRAALTRIAGTLDLTLDISDTAGLPPVAMDRALRTALAQAAETQVPGRWREMPSGALHDATNVSHHLPVAMLFAPSIGGISHDFAEDTAEADLIACLKILDRAARTLV; via the coding sequence ATGCCTGACCCCGCCCGCTTCCTCGCCGACCTGCACGCGCTCCGCGCTATCGGCGCGCAAGGCACCGGCGTCGTGCGCCGGGCCTTCGACGCGGACGACATCCGCGCCCGTCTCTGGCTGGCGGACCGTTTCGCACAGGCCGGGCTCGACGCCCGCATCGACGACGCCGGCAATGTCTGGGGCCTGGGCGGCCCGCTTCTGATCGGCTCGCACACCGACACCCAGCCCGAAGGCGGATGGCTCGACGGGGCCCTGGGCGTGATCGCAGGGTTGGAGGTGGCGCGCGGCAATCCAGGCGTCTCCGTCGTCAGCTTCCAGGATGAGGAGGGGCGCTTTGGCGCGACCACCGGATCCGAAATCTGGTCCGGCGCGCTGCCGCTCGCGCAGGCCGACGGGCTCGCCGATCTGGACGGCGTGACCTTTGGTGCGGCGCGCGCGGCCTTGCCCGCAACCGGCACCGCCCCCCTGCCCGCGCGGTTCAACGGATATCTGGAACTGCACATCGAACAGGGCCCGGTTCTGGACACCGCGGACGAAACGGCGGGCGTGGTCACCGCCATCGTCGGCCTGCGGCAGGTGACGGTCACCCTGACCGGGCAGCAGAACCACGCGGGCACCACGCCGATGCCTCTGCGCCGGGACGCGATGACCGGTCTTGCCGCCGCCCATGAGGCCGTGGCGCAGGCGCTGCGCAATGTGGCGACGCCGCTGTCGGTCTGGACAATCGGCCACGTGACCTTGCACCCGAACGCGCCCTCGGCGGTGCCGGGCCGGGTCCGCTTTACCGTGCAATGGCGCGACGCGGAGGCGGCCCGACTGGACCGGATGGAAACGGCCATCCGCGCCGCCCTGACCCGGATCGCCGGGACGCTGGACCTGACCCTCGACATATCCGACACCGCCGGCCTGCCGCCGGTTGCCATGGACAGGGCACTGCGCACCGCGCTGGCCCAGGCCGCCGAAACGCAGGTGCCGGGCCGCTGGCGCGAGATGCCGTCGGGTGCCTTGCATGATGCGACCAATGTGTCCCACCATCTGCCCGTCGCGATGCTGTTCGCCCCCTCCATCGGGGGCATCAGCCATGATTTCGCCGAAGACACCGCCGAGGCCGATCTGATCGCCTGCCTCAAGATCCTCGACCGCGCGGCCCGCACGCTCGTCTGA
- a CDS encoding Lrp/AsnC family transcriptional regulator, with translation MRPEIDQIDRRILRLLQKDTTFSLDQLADRVALSRNACWRRVRRMEEAGVIRARVAHLNPDALGLGLAVFVLIRVGQHESGWLDRFQQAVAAMPEIQGAHRMTGDLDYVLRVRVADVADYDRFYKALIARVPIADISASFVMEDIKDTTELPI, from the coding sequence ATGCGTCCAGAAATTGATCAGATAGATCGCCGAATCCTGCGGTTGCTGCAAAAAGACACCACGTTCAGCCTTGATCAGCTGGCCGACCGGGTGGCCCTGTCGCGCAACGCCTGTTGGCGGCGTGTGCGGCGGATGGAAGAGGCAGGCGTGATCCGCGCCCGCGTGGCCCACCTGAACCCCGATGCCCTGGGCCTCGGCCTGGCCGTTTTCGTCCTGATCCGAGTGGGCCAGCACGAGTCCGGCTGGTTGGACCGGTTTCAGCAGGCGGTTGCCGCGATGCCGGAAATCCAGGGCGCGCACCGCATGACCGGGGACCTGGACTATGTCCTGCGGGTCCGGGTGGCGGACGTGGCGGATTACGACCGCTTCTACAAGGCGTTGATCGCGCGTGTGCCCATCGCCGACATCTCCGCCAGCTTCGTGATGGAGGATATCAAGGACACGACGGAGCTGCCGATCTGA
- a CDS encoding SRPBCC domain-containing protein — MTTLRLARDLPADPARVWRCLTEADLLKRWFAPAPWTTPDVRIDPTPGGIFQVTMRSPDGTDMPMPPGCILLADPCTRLVWTSALQTGFVPAPPPAEGGFVFTADVRLTPQDGGTHYEVTLSHARAEDAEAHAAMGFDQGWGTAAEQLGALATGL; from the coding sequence ATGACGACGCTCCGCCTTGCCCGCGACCTGCCTGCCGATCCCGCGCGCGTCTGGCGCTGCCTGACCGAGGCGGATCTGTTGAAGCGCTGGTTCGCCCCCGCCCCCTGGACCACGCCCGACGTCCGGATCGACCCGACCCCGGGCGGCATCTTTCAGGTCACGATGCGGTCGCCCGACGGCACCGACATGCCGATGCCACCCGGCTGCATCTTGCTGGCGGATCCCTGCACGCGCCTGGTCTGGACCTCAGCGCTGCAAACCGGCTTCGTCCCCGCGCCGCCCCCCGCCGAGGGGGGCTTTGTCTTCACCGCCGATGTCCGCCTGACACCGCAGGACGGCGGCACCCACTACGAGGTGACCCTGTCCCACGCCCGCGCAGAGGACGCCGAGGCCCATGCCGCCATGGGCTTCGACCAAGGATGGGGCACGGCCGCTGAACAACTGGGCGCTCTGGCAACGGGGCTGTAA
- a CDS encoding response regulator transcription factor translates to MSAAIAILDDDPVIRDSLSRALTDAGMQVTAHARADAFEAAIRRAPPDVCLVDLGLPDRDGLAVVSRLALEGGAAIIIISGRGQVQDRITGLELGADDYVVKPFAPAEIVARVRARLRKTPAPQGGSRARFNGWTVDFDGYTLSGPDGETTFSQAEGAVLRLFLDRPRRLLTRAEMQDALGGGASEAFDRAIDVRISRLRAKLGEDPRNPQLIKTIYGAGYLFLGDVSWD, encoded by the coding sequence ATGAGCGCCGCAATCGCCATTCTGGACGACGATCCGGTCATCCGCGACAGCCTCAGCCGCGCCCTGACCGACGCGGGCATGCAGGTGACCGCGCATGCCCGCGCCGACGCCTTCGAGGCCGCGATCCGCCGTGCGCCGCCCGATGTCTGCCTGGTCGATCTGGGCCTGCCGGACCGTGACGGGTTGGCCGTCGTCTCGCGCTTGGCGCTGGAAGGCGGGGCGGCGATCATTATCATTTCAGGCCGGGGGCAGGTGCAGGACCGGATCACCGGTCTGGAACTGGGGGCCGACGATTATGTGGTCAAACCCTTTGCGCCGGCCGAAATCGTTGCCCGCGTCCGCGCGCGTCTGCGCAAGACGCCAGCGCCTCAGGGCGGCAGCCGGGCGCGGTTCAACGGCTGGACCGTGGATTTCGACGGCTACACCCTGTCGGGACCGGACGGCGAGACCACCTTCAGCCAGGCCGAGGGGGCGGTGCTGCGCCTGTTCCTCGACCGGCCCAGGCGCCTGTTGACGCGGGCCGAGATGCAGGACGCCTTGGGAGGGGGCGCCTCCGAAGCCTTCGATCGGGCCATCGACGTGCGCATTTCGCGCCTGCGGGCCAAGCTGGGCGAGGACCCGCGCAACCCGCAACTGATCAAGACGATCTACGGCGCGGGCTATCTGTTTCTGGGCGACGTCAGTTGGGACTGA
- a CDS encoding class II glutamine amidotransferase, translating to MCRMLGYAGPPIALERIVTRPRHSLLEQAQHADEAKLAVNGDGFGMAWYADGVDEPGVYRDVMPAWSDSNLTSLCRVIHSGLFLAHVRAGTTGGTSRANCHPFSHGRWSFCHNGQLGDFGARRRVLEGLLPDDLFARRQGATDSELLFLLMIANGLNRDAPTAIAETLAMIGQGQAPDRITCVMSDGARILGFRHASDGRAPTLYVSRGTLDHGGRALASEPLDGVPANWIAVPENTLVTLAGGVPALSALDLPAALTAPTDRSPRQVSPN from the coding sequence ATGTGCCGGATGCTTGGCTACGCCGGCCCGCCCATCGCGCTCGAGCGGATCGTCACCCGGCCCCGCCATTCCCTGCTGGAACAGGCGCAGCACGCCGATGAGGCCAAGCTGGCCGTCAATGGCGACGGCTTCGGCATGGCCTGGTACGCCGACGGCGTGGACGAGCCGGGGGTCTACCGCGACGTCATGCCCGCCTGGTCGGACAGCAACCTGACCAGCCTGTGCCGCGTCATCCATTCCGGCCTGTTTCTGGCGCATGTGCGCGCGGGCACGACCGGCGGCACCAGCCGGGCCAATTGCCACCCCTTCAGCCATGGCCGCTGGAGTTTTTGCCACAATGGCCAGTTGGGCGACTTCGGCGCCCGGCGGCGGGTGCTGGAGGGGCTGCTGCCGGACGATCTGTTTGCCCGGCGGCAAGGGGCGACCGACAGTGAGCTGCTGTTCCTGCTGATGATCGCCAACGGCCTGAACCGGGACGCGCCCACGGCCATCGCCGAAACCCTGGCGATGATCGGGCAGGGCCAGGCCCCGGACCGGATCACCTGCGTCATGTCCGACGGTGCGCGCATCCTGGGGTTCCGGCATGCCAGCGACGGGCGGGCGCCGACGCTTTATGTCAGTCGCGGCACGCTGGACCACGGCGGGCGGGCGCTGGCGTCCGAGCCGCTGGATGGGGTGCCCGCGAACTGGATCGCGGTGCCCGAAAATACGCTCGTCACGCTCGCGGGGGGCGTTCCGGCCCTGTCGGCGCTGGACCTGCCGGCCGCCTTGACGGCGCCGACAGACAGATCGCCACGGCAGGTCAGTCCCAACTGA
- a CDS encoding helix-turn-helix transcriptional regulator produces the protein MDNQSLDALFAALADPTRRAIVARLTAGEASVSALADPHDMALPSFLKHLARLEAAGLVRSRKQGRIRICTLHPEALAEATTWIDRQRASWGARLDRLELLLEETDPERTDR, from the coding sequence ATGGATAACCAATCCCTCGACGCCCTCTTTGCCGCCTTGGCCGACCCGACCCGCCGCGCCATCGTCGCGCGCCTGACGGCGGGCGAGGCCAGTGTGTCGGCCCTGGCCGACCCGCATGACATGGCGCTGCCCAGCTTTCTCAAGCACCTCGCCCGGCTGGAGGCGGCGGGCCTCGTCCGGTCCCGCAAACAGGGACGCATCCGTATCTGCACCCTCCATCCAGAGGCGCTGGCCGAGGCGACAACCTGGATCGACCGACAGCGTGCCAGCTGGGGGGCGCGGCTGGACCGGTTGGAACTGCTGCTCGAAGAGACAGACCCCGAAAGGACAGACAGATGA
- the dnaE gene encoding DNA polymerase III subunit alpha, whose translation MSDPRFIHLRLHTEYSLLEGAVRLKKLPDLVAGAGMPAVAVTDSNNMFAALEAATGLAGRGIQPIMGCQIDLMHDPAQPGEKPRAPAPIVLLAKDEGGYENLMRLNSCLYLSRPDMLPQVTVEELEEFSAGLICLTGGPDGPLGRLVTAGQEAKAEALLDRLHGIYGDRLYVELQRHRQPEPTERFHVEAAYAKGLPLVATNDVYFPDAKMHEAHDALLCVAEGAYVDQQAPRRRVTPEHRFKSAREMAALFADLPEALENTLEIARRCAFKTYGRDPILPKFAENEIEELRRQSQEGLEARLAVIPHAAPVEEYQKRLEYELGIIEGMGFPGYFLIVADFIKWAKDHDIPVGPGRGSGAGSLVAYALTITDLDPLRYALLFERFLNPERVSMPDFDIDFCMDRREEVIRYVQEKYGRDKVGQIITFGALLSKAAVRDVGRVLGMPYGQCDALSKMIPVEGVKPVSITKALAEEPRLREEARESEQDRREGRTNPVKRLLDYAEKLEGLLRNASTHAAGVVIGDRPLDRLVPLYKDPRSDMPATQFNMKWVEKAGLVKFDFLGLKTLTQVQNAVELIRAQGRNLHEAADGRRLYDPAPGTENDINLIPLDDEASYALYSAARTVAVFQVESTGMMDALRRMKPTCIEDIVALVALYRPGPMENIPKYCEVKNGLSSRDTLHPSIDHILDETQGIIVYQEQVMQIAQEMAGYSLGGADLLRRAMGKKIQAEMDAQKPIFLEGSAKNGVDAKKADEVWALLDKFANYGFNKSHAAAYAVVSYQTAWLKANHPVEFMAGIMNSDIHLTDKLAIYAEEVRKSTERGGLGLEIVPPCVNRSEARFTVRDGKLVYALGALKNVGADAMGLLVEGRGETPFATLYDFARRVDLKRVGKRPLEMLARAGAFDELDGNRARVLDCLDGLVGYSAAIHEQRASNQVSLFGEAGEDLPEPRLPHRDDWLPAERLGEEFKAIGFYLSGHPLDDYMPALKRQDIKTLAEVQEMTVAGPRLAKMAGIVSARQERKSARGNRFAFVQASDPTGAYECMVFSDTLDASRHHLEAGCRVILQCEATQEADQLKLLARAVTPMDEAVEAAPQVGLRIFVEGAATLAPLAGLLDRVSSESTTRGRGPVRLCLLGDDLPGEVELELPGDYPVNPQIKGALRSLPGVALVEEV comes from the coding sequence ATGTCTGATCCCCGATTCATCCACCTGCGCCTGCACACCGAATACTCTTTGCTGGAGGGGGCGGTGCGGCTCAAGAAACTGCCCGATCTGGTCGCGGGCGCGGGCATGCCCGCCGTGGCCGTCACCGACAGCAACAACATGTTCGCCGCGCTGGAGGCGGCGACCGGGCTGGCGGGGCGTGGCATTCAGCCGATCATGGGCTGCCAGATCGACCTGATGCACGACCCCGCCCAGCCGGGCGAGAAACCCCGTGCCCCCGCCCCCATCGTCCTGCTGGCCAAGGACGAAGGCGGGTACGAGAACCTGATGCGGCTGAATTCCTGCCTGTACCTGTCGCGGCCCGACATGCTGCCGCAGGTCACGGTGGAGGAGCTGGAGGAGTTTTCCGCCGGGCTGATCTGTCTGACCGGGGGGCCGGACGGGCCGCTGGGGCGGCTGGTCACGGCAGGGCAGGAGGCGAAGGCAGAGGCATTGCTGGACCGGTTGCACGGGATCTACGGCGACCGGCTGTATGTGGAGCTGCAGCGGCATCGCCAGCCGGAACCGACGGAGCGATTCCACGTCGAGGCGGCCTATGCCAAGGGCCTGCCGCTGGTTGCGACCAACGACGTCTATTTCCCGGATGCAAAGATGCACGAGGCGCATGACGCCCTGCTGTGCGTGGCCGAAGGGGCCTATGTCGACCAACAGGCCCCGCGCCGCCGGGTGACCCCCGAACACCGGTTCAAATCCGCGCGCGAGATGGCGGCATTGTTTGCCGATCTGCCGGAGGCGTTGGAAAACACGCTGGAAATCGCGCGGCGCTGTGCGTTCAAGACCTATGGCCGCGATCCGATCCTGCCGAAATTCGCCGAGAACGAGATCGAAGAACTGCGCCGTCAGTCGCAAGAGGGGCTGGAGGCGCGGCTGGCCGTGATTCCCCACGCCGCCCCGGTCGAGGAGTATCAGAAGCGGCTGGAATACGAGCTGGGCATCATCGAGGGCATGGGCTTTCCGGGTTACTTCCTGATCGTGGCCGATTTCATCAAATGGGCTAAGGACCACGACATTCCCGTCGGACCGGGCCGGGGGTCAGGCGCGGGGTCGCTGGTGGCCTATGCGCTGACGATCACGGATCTGGACCCGCTGCGCTATGCCCTGCTGTTCGAGCGGTTCCTGAACCCCGAACGGGTGTCGATGCCCGACTTCGACATCGACTTCTGCATGGACCGCCGCGAAGAGGTCATCCGCTACGTCCAGGAGAAATACGGCCGCGACAAGGTAGGGCAGATCATCACCTTCGGCGCGCTTTTGTCCAAGGCCGCCGTGCGCGACGTGGGCCGCGTGCTGGGCATGCCTTACGGCCAATGCGACGCCCTGTCGAAGATGATCCCGGTCGAAGGCGTCAAGCCGGTCAGCATCACCAAGGCCCTGGCCGAGGAACCCCGCCTGCGCGAGGAAGCCCGCGAGAGCGAGCAGGACCGCCGCGAGGGGCGCACCAACCCGGTCAAACGCCTGCTGGACTATGCCGAAAAGCTGGAAGGGCTGCTGCGCAACGCCTCCACCCACGCGGCGGGCGTGGTGATCGGGGACCGGCCGCTGGACCGGTTGGTGCCGCTCTACAAGGACCCGCGGTCGGACATGCCGGCGACGCAGTTCAACATGAAGTGGGTGGAAAAGGCCGGATTGGTCAAATTCGACTTTCTGGGCCTGAAGACCCTGACGCAGGTGCAGAACGCCGTCGAGCTGATCCGCGCGCAGGGACGCAACCTGCATGAGGCCGCCGATGGCCGCCGCCTGTATGATCCGGCGCCGGGGACCGAGAACGACATCAACCTGATCCCGCTGGACGACGAGGCGAGCTATGCGCTCTATTCCGCCGCGCGGACGGTCGCGGTGTTCCAGGTGGAATCCACGGGGATGATGGACGCGCTGCGGCGGATGAAACCCACCTGCATCGAGGACATCGTGGCGCTGGTCGCGCTCTATCGTCCGGGCCCGATGGAGAACATTCCGAAGTATTGCGAGGTCAAGAACGGGTTGAGCAGCCGCGACACGCTGCATCCGTCCATCGACCACATCCTGGACGAGACCCAGGGCATCATCGTCTACCAGGAACAGGTGATGCAGATCGCGCAGGAAATGGCGGGCTATTCGCTGGGCGGCGCCGACCTGCTCCGCCGGGCCATGGGCAAGAAGATCCAGGCCGAGATGGACGCGCAGAAGCCGATCTTCCTCGAAGGCTCCGCCAAGAACGGGGTCGATGCCAAGAAGGCCGACGAGGTCTGGGCGCTGCTCGACAAATTCGCCAACTACGGCTTCAACAAGTCCCACGCGGCGGCCTATGCGGTCGTCAGCTATCAGACCGCCTGGCTGAAGGCGAACCACCCGGTCGAGTTCATGGCCGGGATCATGAACAGCGACATCCACCTGACCGACAAGCTGGCCATCTATGCCGAAGAGGTCCGCAAATCGACCGAACGCGGCGGTCTGGGCCTGGAGATCGTGCCGCCCTGCGTCAACCGGTCCGAGGCGCGGTTCACGGTGCGCGACGGCAAGCTGGTCTATGCCTTGGGCGCGCTGAAAAACGTGGGCGCGGATGCCATGGGCCTGCTGGTCGAGGGGCGCGGCGAGACGCCGTTTGCCACGCTCTATGACTTCGCGCGCCGGGTCGACCTGAAGCGGGTGGGCAAGCGCCCGCTGGAAATGCTGGCGCGCGCCGGGGCCTTTGACGAATTGGATGGCAACCGCGCGCGGGTGCTGGATTGCCTCGACGGGTTGGTCGGCTATTCGGCGGCGATCCATGAACAGCGGGCCTCGAACCAGGTGTCTCTGTTTGGCGAGGCAGGCGAGGATCTGCCCGAACCCCGCCTGCCCCACCGCGACGACTGGCTGCCTGCCGAACGGCTGGGCGAGGAATTCAAGGCCATCGGCTTTTACTTGTCCGGGCACCCGCTGGACGACTACATGCCCGCGCTGAAACGGCAGGACATCAAGACCCTGGCCGAGGTGCAGGAAATGACGGTCGCGGGACCGCGGCTGGCCAAGATGGCGGGGATCGTATCGGCCCGGCAGGAACGTAAATCGGCGCGCGGCAACCGGTTTGCCTTTGTGCAGGCGTCGGACCCGACGGGGGCCTACGAATGCATGGTCTTTTCCGACACGCTCGACGCATCGCGCCACCATCTGGAGGCCGGTTGCCGTGTGATCCTGCAATGCGAGGCCACGCAGGAAGCCGACCAGTTGAAACTGCTCGCCCGTGCCGTCACCCCGATGGACGAAGCCGTGGAGGCCGCGCCCCAGGTCGGCCTGCGCATCTTCGTCGAAGGGGCCGCGACCCTGGCCCCGCTGGCCGGCTTGCTGGACCGCGTCTCCTCCGAAAGCACGACGCGGGGGCGGGGACCGGTGCGTCTGTGCCTGCTGGGCGACGACCTGCCCGGCGAAGTGGAGCTGGAGCTGCCGGGCGACTACCCGGTCAATCCACAGATCAAGGGGGCCCTGCGGTCCCTGCCGGGCGTCGCGCTGGTGGAGGAGGTGTGA
- a CDS encoding DUF6356 family protein: protein MAQIDSFIRAFRDHPASVDETYFGHMRFALGFAGALFLAGGAALLHAFLPPVCETTASRKVKELHARIHNRH, encoded by the coding sequence ATGGCCCAGATCGACAGCTTCATCCGCGCGTTCCGCGACCACCCCGCCTCGGTCGACGAAACCTATTTCGGGCACATGCGGTTTGCGCTGGGCTTTGCGGGGGCGCTGTTCCTTGCGGGTGGGGCCGCCCTGTTGCATGCCTTCCTGCCGCCGGTCTGCGAGACGACGGCCAGCCGCAAGGTCAAGGAACTCCACGCCCGCATCCACAACCGGCACTGA
- a CDS encoding HNH endonuclease — MKAILRQNETSRYRDEPGVRYHFPNQYLGVLSECVGDWVVIYGKVNGALGYHSVQKVRSIRPDPDLADHSFAELDRATLQQFETFVPRFRPGGLPYETSMTRARGINTASVRRLTEAEFAAILDTGLQEIADIDAHPRSGPLYDMAEAQVPYAIDRHQILTSRPRRDAAFARMVRRAYRGRCAISGLRLRNGGGRAEVQACHIMSVADGGPDTPDNGIALSGTLHWMFDRGLIRVADDHSLLISHNKVDLPTVERLVNPEMRLMLDDVEPRDRPHPAYLRWHREKDYA; from the coding sequence ATGAAAGCGATCCTGCGACAGAACGAGACCTCCCGCTACCGCGACGAACCGGGCGTGCGCTATCATTTCCCGAACCAGTATCTCGGCGTGCTGTCGGAGTGCGTGGGCGATTGGGTCGTCATCTATGGCAAGGTGAACGGGGCGCTTGGCTATCATTCAGTGCAGAAGGTCCGGTCGATCCGCCCAGATCCCGACCTTGCCGATCATTCCTTCGCCGAGCTGGACCGCGCCACGCTCCAGCAGTTCGAAACCTTCGTTCCCCGGTTCCGGCCCGGCGGCCTCCCCTACGAGACCAGTATGACGCGCGCCCGGGGCATCAACACCGCCTCCGTCCGCCGCCTGACCGAGGCAGAGTTCGCGGCCATACTCGACACCGGCCTACAAGAGATCGCGGACATCGACGCCCACCCCCGCAGCGGCCCGCTCTATGACATGGCGGAGGCGCAGGTGCCCTACGCCATCGACCGACACCAGATCCTCACCTCGCGCCCGCGGCGCGACGCGGCCTTTGCCCGGATGGTCCGCCGCGCCTATCGCGGACGCTGTGCCATCTCCGGGTTGCGCCTGCGCAACGGCGGCGGGCGGGCCGAGGTCCAGGCCTGCCACATCATGTCCGTCGCCGACGGTGGCCCGGACACGCCCGACAACGGGATTGCCCTGTCAGGCACGCTGCACTGGATGTTCGACCGCGGGCTGATCCGCGTGGCCGACGATCATTCCCTGCTGATTTCGCACAACAAGGTGGATCTGCCGACGGTGGAACGTCTCGTGAACCCCGAGATGCGACTGATGCTGGATGACGTGGAGCCCAGAGACCGCCCGCACCCCGCCTATCTGCGCTGGCATCGGGAGAAAGACTATGCCTGA
- a CDS encoding SRPBCC domain-containing protein, producing the protein MTETTTLTLTRRFKAAPGRVYDALIDPRAREVWGTPGPDMVVEIGTVPPAVEGARETALCGPKGNPYVTVQTDWLVLEPATRVAYAETLQAEGAALAITLANADIVAGDDGTRLDLTLQILAYAPEVLGEVEGGWTAALEGLDAFLAT; encoded by the coding sequence ATGACCGAAACGACGACGCTGACCCTCACCCGCCGGTTCAAGGCCGCGCCGGGCCGGGTCTATGACGCCCTGATCGACCCCCGCGCGCGGGAGGTATGGGGCACCCCCGGGCCCGACATGGTCGTCGAGATCGGCACGGTGCCCCCCGCAGTCGAGGGCGCGCGCGAGACCGCGCTCTGCGGGCCGAAGGGCAATCCCTATGTCACCGTGCAGACCGACTGGCTGGTCCTGGAACCCGCCACGCGCGTGGCCTATGCCGAAACCCTCCAGGCCGAAGGTGCCGCGCTCGCCATCACGTTGGCCAACGCGGACATCGTGGCCGGGGACGACGGGACGCGCCTGGACCTGACGCTGCAGATCCTGGCCTACGCGCCAGAGGTTCTGGGCGAGGTAGAGGGCGGCTGGACCGCCGCGCTGGAGGGGCTCGACGCCTTTCTTGCAACATGA